A genomic stretch from Deltaproteobacteria bacterium includes:
- a CDS encoding adenosylhomocysteinase, with protein MDQSDRYKVADLGLAEWGRKELRLAEHEMPGLMTLRARYAPSQPLRGARIMGR; from the coding sequence ATGGACCAGAGCGATCGCTACAAGGTCGCGGACCTCGGCCTGGCCGAGTGGGGCCGCAAGGAGCTCCGGCTCGCCGAGCACGAGATGCCGGGCCTGATGACGCTTCGCGCCCGCTACGCGCCGAGCCAGCCGCTGCGCGGCGCGCGCATCATGGGCAGGG
- a CDS encoding methionine adenosyltransferase, with the protein MARRLFTSESVSMGHPDKVADQVSDAILDAYLTQDPKARVACETLTKTAFVCVAGEITARRGVSVNIPEVVRETVCEIGYDNAAYGLDGKTCSVMVALEGQSRDISQGVTEGEGLFKEQGAGDQGMMFGFACTETEELMPLPIMLAHQLVARQAECRMSGELDFLRPDAKSQVTVEYGASGPARIEAVVLSTQHDEDIEWEPLKSKVLDSIIRPVIPKNLLDANTRIFVNPTGRFVIGGPAADAGVTGRKIIVDTYGGMGRHGGGAFSGKDPSKVDRSAAYACRWVAKNLVAAGAAERLEVQVSYAIGVAEPVSIRVDTFGTGRVDDEKIEAAIRKRFDLTPRGIIDSLDLLRPIYRQTSFHGHFGRTGDAFTWEKTSRADDLRRDLGL; encoded by the coding sequence ATGGCGCGCAGACTGTTCACGTCGGAATCGGTCTCGATGGGGCACCCGGACAAGGTCGCCGACCAGGTCTCGGACGCGATCCTCGATGCCTACCTCACGCAGGATCCGAAGGCGCGGGTCGCCTGCGAGACCCTGACCAAGACCGCTTTCGTCTGCGTGGCCGGGGAGATCACGGCCCGTCGCGGCGTGAGCGTCAACATCCCCGAGGTCGTGCGCGAGACCGTCTGCGAAATCGGCTACGACAACGCGGCCTACGGCCTCGACGGGAAGACCTGCTCGGTCATGGTCGCGCTCGAGGGGCAGTCGCGTGACATCTCGCAGGGCGTGACGGAAGGCGAGGGCCTGTTCAAGGAGCAGGGCGCTGGCGACCAGGGGATGATGTTCGGCTTCGCGTGCACGGAGACCGAGGAGCTGATGCCGCTGCCGATCATGCTCGCGCATCAGCTCGTGGCGCGGCAGGCCGAGTGCCGCATGTCGGGCGAGCTCGACTTCCTGCGGCCGGACGCGAAGTCGCAGGTCACCGTCGAGTACGGCGCGAGCGGCCCGGCCCGGATCGAGGCGGTCGTGCTCTCGACGCAGCACGACGAGGACATCGAGTGGGAGCCGCTGAAGTCGAAGGTGCTCGACAGCATCATCCGGCCGGTGATCCCCAAGAACCTGCTCGACGCCAACACGCGCATCTTCGTGAACCCGACCGGCCGCTTCGTGATCGGCGGTCCGGCCGCGGACGCGGGCGTGACCGGCCGCAAGATCATCGTCGACACCTACGGAGGAATGGGCCGGCACGGCGGCGGCGCGTTCTCGGGAAAGGATCCGAGCAAGGTCGACCGCTCGGCGGCGTACGCCTGCCGCTGGGTGGCCAAGAACCTGGTCGCGGCCGGAGCCGCGGAGCGACTCGAGGTCCAGGTCAGCTACGCGATCGGCGTGGCCGAGCCGGTCTCGATCCGCGTCGACACGTTCGGCACCGGCCGCGTCGACGACGAGAAGATCGAGGCGGCGATCCGCAAGCGCTTCGACCTGACCCCGCGCGGGATCATCGACTCGCTCGACCTGCTGCGCCCGATCTACCGCCAGACCTCGTTCCACGGCCACTTCGGCCGCACGGGCGACGCATTCACCTGGGAGAAGACCAGCCGAGCCGACGACCTGCGGCGCGATCTCGGGCTGTAG
- the ptsP gene encoding phosphoenolpyruvate--protein phosphotransferase, whose amino-acid sequence MTLGRTQRNGIPVSPGIAIGPAYVLRRERIVIPEHRIAPEQADGEVERLRRAFGETRGKLEEIRRGMHGTGLVGTIFDAQFLFLEDPTLIVPAEANIREHGLNAEWAVEREWRRLAQVFESMHDPYIRERASDIGFVVRRVLEALMGREPQGLSNAPPGVIVVAEDLSPGEVAQVTRGRVAGFVTETGSRTSHVTIMARSLGIPAVVGVGDELARELRDGVMLILDGHTGNVIVDPDANTIAEYRKRIADLLVVSRELLRYVDLPAETKDGVAMRLLANVDQIDEAREALRYGAEGIGLYRTEFLFLNRHDLPDEDEQCAAYTAIIEAVAPHGATIRTLDLGGEKVPTGLDLSEEPNPALGLRGVRMSRSRPDVFRTQLRALLRASSSGRLKILLPMVSSQAEVEFARETLEQVKAELASEGVAFDRAVPLGVMIETPAAAMIADLIAPLADFLSIGTNDLVQYTLAVDRSNEHVAYLYEPLHPAHLRMIQRIGQAARRAGIVVGMCGEMAGEPMHCWVLLALGIGELSMAPFAIPLLKRILRDSTAAEARDLLAEVLRLGSAQEIRRLVEDRMRERFPVAFERSALQG is encoded by the coding sequence ATGACGCTCGGCCGAACCCAGCGCAACGGGATTCCCGTCTCGCCCGGCATCGCAATCGGCCCCGCGTACGTGCTGCGCCGCGAGCGGATCGTGATCCCCGAGCACCGGATCGCCCCGGAGCAGGCGGACGGCGAGGTCGAGCGGCTGCGCCGCGCCTTCGGCGAGACGCGCGGCAAGCTCGAGGAGATCCGCCGCGGCATGCACGGCACCGGGCTCGTCGGCACGATCTTCGACGCGCAGTTCCTCTTCCTCGAGGACCCGACGCTGATCGTGCCCGCGGAGGCGAACATCCGCGAGCACGGGCTGAACGCCGAGTGGGCGGTCGAGCGCGAGTGGCGCCGGCTCGCTCAGGTGTTCGAGTCGATGCACGATCCGTACATCCGCGAGCGCGCCAGCGACATCGGATTCGTGGTGCGCCGCGTGCTCGAGGCGCTGATGGGGCGCGAGCCGCAGGGCCTGAGCAACGCTCCGCCGGGCGTGATCGTCGTCGCCGAGGACCTCTCCCCCGGCGAGGTCGCGCAGGTGACGCGCGGCCGCGTCGCGGGCTTCGTGACCGAGACGGGGTCGCGCACCTCCCACGTCACGATCATGGCGCGCAGCCTCGGAATCCCGGCGGTGGTCGGCGTCGGCGACGAGCTGGCGCGCGAGCTTCGCGACGGCGTGATGCTGATCCTCGACGGCCACACCGGCAACGTGATCGTGGACCCGGACGCGAACACGATCGCGGAGTACCGCAAGCGGATCGCCGACCTGCTGGTCGTCTCGCGCGAGCTCTTGCGCTACGTCGACCTGCCCGCCGAGACGAAGGACGGCGTGGCGATGCGCCTGCTCGCGAACGTCGACCAGATCGACGAGGCGCGCGAGGCGCTGCGCTACGGCGCGGAGGGAATCGGCCTGTACCGGACCGAGTTCCTGTTCCTGAATCGCCACGACCTGCCGGACGAGGACGAGCAGTGCGCGGCCTACACCGCGATCATCGAGGCGGTCGCTCCGCACGGGGCCACGATCCGCACGCTCGACCTGGGCGGGGAGAAGGTGCCGACCGGTCTGGACCTCTCCGAGGAGCCGAACCCCGCGCTCGGCCTGCGCGGCGTGCGCATGTCGCGCAGCCGGCCGGACGTGTTCCGCACCCAGCTCCGCGCGCTGCTTCGCGCCAGCTCGTCGGGGCGGCTCAAGATCCTGCTTCCGATGGTGTCGAGCCAGGCCGAGGTCGAGTTCGCGCGCGAGACGCTCGAGCAGGTGAAGGCCGAGCTCGCGTCCGAGGGGGTGGCGTTCGACCGCGCCGTTCCGCTGGGCGTGATGATCGAGACTCCGGCGGCCGCGATGATCGCGGACCTGATCGCGCCGCTCGCGGATTTCCTCTCGATCGGAACCAACGACCTGGTCCAGTACACGCTGGCCGTCGACCGCAGCAACGAGCACGTCGCCTACCTGTACGAGCCGCTGCACCCGGCGCATCTGCGCATGATCCAGCGCATCGGTCAGGCGGCGCGCCGGGCCGGGATCGTGGTGGGGATGTGCGGCGAGATGGCCGGCGAGCCGATGCACTGCTGGGTGCTGCTCGCGCTGGGCATCGGAGAGCTCTCGATGGCGCCGTTCGCGATCCCGCTGCTGAAGCGCATCCTGCGCGACTCGACCGCGGCCGAGGCCCGCGACCTGCTCGCCGAGGTGCTGCGCCTGGGCAGCGCGCAGGAGATCCGGCGGCTCGTCGAGGACCGGATGCGCGAGCGCTTCCCGGTCGCGTTTGAGCGAAGCGCGCTGCAAGGCTAG
- a CDS encoding HPr family phosphocarrier protein → MSRVEQVCEIRNKLGLHLRAAAAFVKVAERFKSDVSLERDGTRANGKSIIALVTLAASLGTSVKIGAEGPDAEDAVGALARLVEDRFGEGE, encoded by the coding sequence GTGAGCCGAGTCGAGCAGGTCTGCGAGATCCGGAACAAGCTCGGGCTCCACCTGCGCGCGGCCGCGGCCTTCGTGAAGGTGGCCGAGCGCTTCAAGAGCGACGTGTCGCTCGAGCGCGACGGAACGCGCGCGAACGGCAAATCGATCATCGCGCTCGTGACGCTTGCAGCCTCGCTCGGAACCTCCGTGAAGATCGGCGCGGAAGGCCCCGACGCGGAGGACGCGGTCGGTGCGCTCGCCCGGCTGGTGGAGGATCGCTTCGGGGAGGGCGAATGA
- a CDS encoding PTS fructose transporter subunit IIA, with protein sequence MIGVLVLSHYRLADEFVAALRHIVGETPHVRAIGLDPASTAPEEMRTQIDKAIREVDQGRGVLVLVDMFGGTPSNLSLAFLDEGRVEVVTGVNLPMLVKVARQKDGTGIHELAELARDYGRRNISVASDLLGNREPGKSAP encoded by the coding sequence GTGATCGGCGTACTGGTTCTGTCCCATTACCGGCTGGCGGACGAGTTCGTGGCCGCGCTGCGCCACATCGTGGGCGAGACTCCGCACGTGCGCGCGATCGGACTCGATCCCGCGAGCACGGCGCCCGAGGAGATGCGCACCCAGATCGACAAGGCGATCCGCGAGGTCGACCAGGGGAGAGGCGTGCTGGTCCTGGTGGACATGTTCGGGGGAACGCCCTCGAATCTTTCGCTGGCCTTCCTCGACGAAGGCCGGGTCGAGGTCGTGACCGGCGTCAATCTGCCGATGCTCGTGAAGGTCGCGCGGCAGAAGGACGGGACCGGCATCCACGAGCTCGCGGAGCTCGCGCGTGACTACGGGCGTCGGAACATCTCGGTCGCGAGCGACCTGCTCGGAAACCGAGAGCCCGGCAAGAGCGCCCCGTGA
- the rapZ gene encoding RNase adapter RapZ, which yields MSLGPTLVIVSGLSGAGRTTAMKALEDLGFYCVDNLPVVLLEPFVELFREGSDRLAVAVDVRERSFLAAFPDVHARLKSSGLATLLLYLEASDEVLAQRFSETRRVHPTRGSGSLYEDISRERELLVPIARLADLVVDTGRMSVHDLKRQILRHFAGGERAAAMEIELVSFGFRHGAPEAADLLIDVRFLPNPNFEPALRAHTGLEPEVAAFVLDPPSTGEFMAKLREFIDFLIPRYEKEGKARLTIALGCTGGQHRSVAVVGALDRHLRERKIEARVTHRDVARARRSEA from the coding sequence GTGAGTCTCGGGCCGACGCTCGTGATCGTCTCGGGGCTCTCGGGCGCGGGCCGGACCACCGCGATGAAGGCGCTCGAGGATCTGGGCTTCTACTGCGTCGACAACCTGCCGGTGGTGCTGCTCGAGCCCTTCGTCGAGCTGTTTCGCGAGGGCAGCGACCGGCTCGCGGTCGCCGTCGACGTGCGCGAGCGCAGCTTCCTGGCGGCGTTTCCGGACGTCCACGCGCGGCTTAAGTCGAGCGGGCTCGCGACGCTTCTGCTCTACCTGGAGGCGAGCGACGAGGTGCTCGCGCAGCGCTTCTCGGAGACCCGCCGCGTCCACCCCACGCGCGGCAGCGGATCGCTCTACGAGGACATCTCGCGCGAGCGCGAACTCCTGGTTCCGATCGCGCGGCTGGCGGACCTGGTCGTCGACACCGGACGCATGAGCGTGCACGACCTGAAGCGGCAGATCCTGCGCCACTTCGCCGGGGGCGAGCGCGCCGCGGCGATGGAGATCGAGCTGGTCTCGTTCGGCTTCCGCCACGGCGCCCCGGAGGCCGCCGACCTGCTGATCGACGTGCGCTTCCTGCCCAACCCGAACTTCGAGCCCGCGCTTCGCGCCCACACCGGGCTCGAGCCCGAGGTGGCCGCCTTCGTGCTCGACCCGCCGTCCACGGGCGAGTTCATGGCGAAGCTGCGCGAGTTCATCGATTTCCTGATCCCGCGCTACGAGAAGGAGGGGAAGGCCCGCCTGACCATCGCGCTCGGCTGCACCGGAGGGCAGCACCGCTCGGTGGCCGTGGTCGGTGCCCTGGACCGACACCTCCGGGAGCGCAAGATTGAGGCCCGCGTGACCCACAGAGACGTGGCTCGCGCCCGAAGGAGCGAGGCGTGA
- a CDS encoding PTS sugar transporter subunit IIA: MKLTDILVRDACRVDIRGRTKPEVLRELADALAGAIPRLDRSELYAMLLEREKLGTTAMGDGIAIPHARIEALDRVLAVFGLSRGGVDFDSLDGRPTHLFFLLVAPGREGSSHLLLLARLSRLLGIDGFRARLREVTSTDELFRAIEEEESRH, from the coding sequence ATGAAGCTCACCGACATCCTCGTGCGCGACGCCTGCCGGGTCGACATCCGTGGCCGGACCAAGCCCGAGGTCCTGCGCGAGCTCGCCGACGCGCTGGCCGGCGCGATCCCTCGCCTGGACCGCAGCGAGCTCTACGCCATGCTGCTCGAGCGCGAGAAGCTGGGCACGACCGCGATGGGCGACGGGATCGCGATTCCGCACGCGCGGATCGAGGCGCTGGACCGCGTGCTCGCCGTCTTCGGGCTCTCGCGCGGCGGGGTCGACTTCGATTCGCTCGACGGCCGGCCGACGCACCTGTTCTTCCTGCTCGTCGCTCCCGGTCGCGAGGGCAGCTCGCATCTTCTGCTTCTCGCGCGCCTCTCGCGCCTGCTCGGCATCGACGGCTTCCGCGCGCGGCTGCGCGAGGTGACGTCGACCGACGAGCTCTTCCGCGCGATCGAGGAGGAAGAGTCGAGGCACTAG
- the rpoN gene encoding RNA polymerase factor sigma-54, translating into MALELKQSIRLSQSLVMTPQLQQAIKLLQLSRLELVNTIQQELVENPVLEESLDEETPVHEVGGDENESALALSDTAKPDAPPETETSTPSTDDIVGDLDWENYMESRPQTSLSRGDDDRPALDANLTPATSLTDHLVWQIGFLEMSDLEREIAMQIVWNLNEDGYLQEPLDAIAAEVGSDEATVEGVLTRVQELDPVGVAARSLKECLQIQMRIAGIGDGLAQRLVSSHIDGLQKHDFRGIARLENVSVEEVAEAAKLIASFEPRPGRQYAGDEPVYITPDIYVHKIGDEYHVVLNEDGMPKLRVSAAYRDVLSRKDGDGKETREYVREKLRSAIWLIKSIHQRQRTIVRVMESIIRFQRQFFDKGPEHLRPLNLRDVADDIGMHESTVSRVTTAKYVQTPHGLFELKFFFNSSIRTGDGEGIASESVKEKILQIIKNEDAKNPLSDQKIAEMLSDSSIQIARRTVTKYREALRILSSTRRRQIS; encoded by the coding sequence ATGGCCCTGGAGCTCAAGCAGTCGATCCGCCTCTCGCAGTCGCTGGTGATGACGCCCCAGCTGCAGCAGGCGATCAAGCTGCTTCAGCTCTCGCGGCTCGAGCTCGTGAACACCATCCAGCAGGAGCTGGTCGAGAACCCGGTGCTCGAGGAGTCGCTCGACGAGGAGACGCCGGTCCACGAGGTGGGCGGCGACGAGAACGAGTCGGCGCTCGCGCTCTCCGACACCGCCAAGCCCGATGCGCCGCCCGAGACCGAGACCTCCACGCCGAGCACCGACGACATCGTCGGCGACCTCGACTGGGAGAACTACATGGAGTCGCGGCCGCAGACGAGCCTGTCGCGCGGCGACGACGACCGCCCCGCGCTCGACGCGAACCTGACGCCCGCGACCTCGCTCACCGACCACCTGGTCTGGCAGATCGGCTTTCTGGAGATGAGCGATCTGGAGCGCGAGATCGCGATGCAGATCGTCTGGAACCTGAACGAGGACGGTTACCTGCAGGAGCCGCTCGACGCGATCGCGGCCGAGGTCGGCAGCGACGAAGCGACCGTCGAGGGCGTGCTCACGCGCGTGCAGGAGCTCGATCCGGTCGGCGTGGCCGCGCGAAGCCTCAAGGAGTGCCTGCAGATCCAGATGCGCATCGCCGGCATCGGCGACGGCCTGGCGCAGCGCCTCGTATCGAGCCACATCGACGGGCTGCAGAAGCACGACTTCCGCGGCATCGCCCGGCTCGAGAACGTATCGGTCGAGGAGGTCGCCGAGGCGGCCAAGCTGATCGCGAGCTTCGAGCCGCGGCCCGGGCGCCAGTACGCCGGCGACGAGCCGGTCTACATCACGCCCGACATCTACGTGCACAAGATCGGCGACGAGTACCACGTGGTGCTGAACGAGGACGGAATGCCGAAGCTGCGCGTCTCGGCGGCCTACCGCGACGTGCTGTCGCGCAAGGACGGCGACGGCAAGGAGACGCGCGAGTACGTGCGCGAGAAGCTCCGCTCGGCGATCTGGCTGATCAAGTCGATTCATCAGCGCCAGCGCACGATCGTGCGCGTGATGGAGTCGATCATCCGCTTCCAGCGCCAGTTCTTCGACAAGGGGCCGGAGCACCTGCGGCCCTTGAACCTGCGAGACGTGGCCGACGACATCGGCATGCACGAATCGACCGTCTCGCGCGTGACCACCGCCAAGTACGTGCAGACGCCGCACGGTCTGTTCGAGCTGAAGTTCTTCTTCAACTCGAGCATCCGGACCGGGGACGGCGAGGGGATCGCCTCGGAGTCGGTGAAGGAGAAGATCCTGCAGATCATCAAGAACGAGGACGCGAAGAACCCCCTCTCGGACCAGAAGATCGCCGAGATGCTCTCCGACTCGAGCATCCAGATCGCGCGGCGCACGGTCACCAAGTACCGCGAGGCGCTGCGCATCCTGTCCTCCACGAGGCGACGCCAAATCAGCTAG
- the lptB gene encoding LPS export ABC transporter ATP-binding protein, which produces MSPTLHARDLCKKFGAREAVRDVSIAVGPGEVVGLLGPNGAGKTTTFNMIVGRVRPTSGRVYLGEEEITDLPMYMRARKGITYLPQEPSIFRKLTVEENVLAILETLEPSRRERKKRAHDLLAELDLVGKRKQKGGTLSGGERRRVEITRALVLDPRFMLLDEPFSGIDPIAVIDIQKIIAQLRERGIGIVITDHNVREALSICDRAYIIKDGRIIREGAPAEITEDPTVREIYLGQNFRL; this is translated from the coding sequence ATGAGTCCCACGCTGCACGCCCGTGACCTGTGCAAGAAGTTCGGCGCGCGCGAAGCGGTGCGCGACGTGAGCATCGCCGTCGGGCCCGGCGAGGTCGTAGGTCTGCTCGGCCCCAACGGAGCCGGCAAGACCACCACCTTCAACATGATCGTCGGGCGGGTCCGGCCGACCTCGGGCCGCGTCTACCTGGGTGAGGAGGAAATCACCGATCTGCCGATGTACATGCGGGCGCGGAAGGGAATCACGTACCTGCCGCAGGAGCCTTCGATCTTCCGCAAGCTGACCGTGGAGGAGAACGTCCTGGCGATCCTCGAGACGCTCGAGCCCTCGCGCCGCGAGCGAAAGAAGCGCGCGCACGACCTGCTGGCCGAGCTCGACCTGGTCGGCAAGCGCAAGCAGAAGGGCGGCACGCTCTCCGGCGGCGAGCGCCGTCGCGTCGAGATCACGCGCGCGCTCGTGCTCGATCCGCGCTTCATGCTCCTCGACGAGCCGTTCTCCGGAATCGATCCGATCGCCGTGATCGACATCCAGAAGATCATCGCGCAGCTGCGCGAGCGCGGGATCGGGATCGTGATCACCGACCACAACGTGCGCGAGGCGCTCTCGATCTGCGATCGCGCCTACATCATCAAGGACGGGCGGATCATCCGCGAGGGAGCGCCCGCAGAGATCACCGAGGATCCGACGGTTCGCGAGATCTACCTCGGGCAGAACTTCAGGTTGTAG